The proteins below are encoded in one region of Rhodoluna lacicola:
- a CDS encoding MFS transporter — protein sequence MDAATTNQPDTATDLDSQSSANMPGWKKRVAIFMTGQTVSMFGSFLVQYAIMWHLTLTTKSGLVLALAAIFGFLPQAIVSIFAGVWADRVNRRAMIIVSDSVIALATLGLALLMLSGVDDLWLIFLVMAVRSVGAGVQMPAVSALLPQIVPTDKLMSINGINSSIQSALGLLAPVAAAAVYANMSIVAIFFIDVITAVIGIGLLTLIAVPTLERAASADKPSYFADLKDGINYIFTHDLVRWVMGIFAIVFLLTVAPSNLSPLMIARNFGTEVWKLTVLEVSFSVGMALGGALIAVFAKKVNRISLIIGTSIFFGMLAVALGFTTNLILYYVLFFIIGLAVPAFFTSAMTLLQETVELERQGRVFGFVGIVISVAMPLGMAVLGPLADVFRVESLLIATGGLMVVVAAAAILLPSGRKAIAAAHASTGKQSSETEAKVGS from the coding sequence ATGGATGCAGCGACGACAAACCAACCAGACACCGCAACCGACTTAGACAGTCAGTCCAGCGCAAACATGCCTGGGTGGAAAAAGCGCGTAGCCATTTTTATGACCGGGCAAACCGTTTCAATGTTTGGTTCATTCTTGGTGCAGTACGCAATCATGTGGCACTTGACCCTCACCACCAAGTCTGGATTAGTTCTAGCGCTGGCAGCCATATTTGGCTTCTTGCCTCAGGCGATTGTTTCCATTTTTGCCGGAGTCTGGGCAGACCGAGTCAACCGCCGAGCCATGATCATTGTCTCGGACTCGGTGATTGCTCTGGCCACTCTGGGACTTGCGCTGTTGATGCTATCTGGAGTCGATGACCTATGGCTGATTTTCTTGGTGATGGCGGTTAGATCCGTTGGTGCCGGTGTGCAAATGCCAGCGGTTTCAGCATTGCTACCTCAGATTGTGCCAACAGATAAGTTGATGAGCATCAATGGAATCAACAGCAGCATTCAATCTGCACTTGGTCTTCTGGCGCCGGTGGCTGCTGCCGCGGTGTACGCCAACATGTCTATCGTTGCCATTTTCTTTATTGACGTAATCACTGCAGTAATTGGAATTGGGCTGCTCACTTTGATTGCGGTACCTACTCTTGAGCGTGCCGCGAGTGCCGACAAGCCTTCGTACTTTGCCGATCTAAAAGACGGAATTAATTACATCTTTACTCACGACCTCGTGCGCTGGGTAATGGGTATTTTTGCAATCGTATTTCTGCTGACAGTTGCCCCGTCAAACCTGTCACCACTTATGATCGCCAGAAACTTTGGCACTGAGGTGTGGAAGCTAACAGTTTTGGAAGTTTCCTTCAGCGTGGGCATGGCCTTGGGTGGAGCCTTGATTGCTGTGTTTGCTAAAAAGGTGAATCGTATCTCTTTGATTATTGGAACATCAATTTTCTTTGGCATGCTGGCGGTGGCGCTTGGATTCACCACCAACCTGATTTTGTATTACGTGCTGTTTTTCATTATTGGTTTGGCGGTGCCAGCATTCTTCACCTCGGCTATGACTCTCTTGCAAGAAACGGTTGAGTTAGAGCGCCAAGGGCGGGTGTTTGGATTTGTGGGCATAGTGATCTCTGTTGCCATGCCTCTTGGTATGGCGGTGCTTGGTCCGCTGGCCGATGTGTTCCGGGTTGAGAGCCTGCTAATTGCAACCGGAGGTTTGATGGTGGTTGTTGCCGCAGCCGCTATTTTGTTACCATCGGGTCGCAAGGCTATTGCGGCAGCGCACGCATCAACCGGAAAGCAATCCTCTGAGACAGAAGCAAAGGTTGGCTCATGA
- a CDS encoding VIT1/CCC1 transporter family protein, producing the protein MNEMKPNTDQIRTADPHDYDHSHPDISGGWLRAAVFGAMDGLVSNIALIAGIGAAGASAPVILVTGSAGLVAGAFSMALGEYASVKTANEQVHSELAIEIAAHERNPEGEIHELARHFNSMGMSDKTAAAAAREIHENKAVAARVHITQELGIDPHSNPSPWIAAFSSFAMFAAGAAVPLIPYILGFDSLILGLGIGAIGLLLAGGISARFTRKSFVKSALRQLVFGGIAVGATYLVGMLLGVSEI; encoded by the coding sequence ATGAATGAGATGAAACCAAACACCGATCAAATCAGAACAGCCGACCCGCACGATTACGATCACAGTCACCCGGATATTTCCGGCGGTTGGTTGCGAGCAGCGGTATTCGGCGCCATGGATGGTTTGGTGTCGAACATCGCTTTGATTGCTGGTATTGGTGCGGCAGGTGCTTCGGCCCCGGTGATTTTGGTTACCGGCTCGGCTGGTTTGGTTGCCGGCGCTTTTTCTATGGCACTGGGCGAGTATGCGTCGGTCAAGACGGCTAACGAACAAGTTCATTCAGAGTTGGCAATTGAAATCGCAGCCCACGAGAGAAATCCCGAAGGTGAAATTCACGAATTAGCTAGACACTTCAATTCCATGGGAATGTCGGATAAAACTGCCGCCGCGGCTGCTCGAGAAATTCACGAGAACAAGGCTGTTGCAGCTCGCGTGCACATCACTCAGGAACTTGGCATAGACCCACACTCAAACCCGTCACCCTGGATTGCCGCCTTCTCTTCTTTTGCGATGTTCGCGGCTGGGGCTGCTGTTCCTTTGATTCCTTATATTCTGGGCTTCGACTCGCTGATACTAGGTCTTGGCATTGGCGCGATTGGGTTGCTACTTGCCGGCGGTATCTCGGCAAGATTCACCCGCAAATCATTTGTGAAGAGCGCCCTGCGTCAACTTGTTTTTGGAGGCATCGCAGTTGGTGCAACCTATCTAGTCGGTATGTTGCTAGGCGTCAGCGAAATTTAA
- a CDS encoding TM0106 family RecB-like putative nuclease, whose protein sequence is MYKLKDSDSPNLWAFNTRDLMRAATCDHCIKLAIAKELDMPGVRALVEPYELEGKTLAMAYGDKFEAEIEAELRASLGDANFKRPEGKDTFAETVSLMHSGVPVIYQGALRHRSGLAEFTGRPDFLVRGDYDLEFVNGKLTAKLSKDRAGSKNEHGTLGYIAWDAKLASSAKPHYLLQVALYVEALDALGLKANAMHGLILGSRTLELFEEGEIVPAMRQARSYLEAAFEQAASGDLKGFELKHLSLHCEVQSTCSICEYPDLCAHDRKEVDHLVQIAGINKSQIEKLKKAGITTMTALSEATDEQRPSDFVPGSFDKLRKQAKLQTSFRQTGKHSFLVVDDPEIGVLPPPSANDIFFDMEGFPYFEEKGGLEYLFGAITRDKQFHEFWAHNREQEATAFSAFVEFAFNKLQADPTAHIYHYAPYEVTALNKLAARHGVMEAQVDWLITQGKMIDLYKVVKGSIMVSQPSYSIKKLEAFYEFGRKSTVVDAGSSIEEYDYYRQLADQDPVEAKRVLQTIADYNEDDCVSTLALYEWLSSMPGAHAKYEEFRQAVDRKKAEWAADPDDEDSATNRAERELAELQRATNHMAKAVADWRWGEDSQADYRAKIWQALMHSVLYYKREEVITFRERYLRREAVDETLHADRKALVVTGCQREASGFDGMHLNPTVKITLDYNYVLDPGQTLMLKPGTAIYVRFSYGANQNELDKGTLVAVEGNRISFKRVTTIANANFEPNAIFEDLFIRAGGKQDAVRENALGLANEWVSPMFEAPTGNATLDLLMRRPPSLIDDGSLLPVSGDEYLPAVINAVERMHRTVLAIQGPPGSGKTYLGSRTIAHLVEQGKKIAVVANSHSAVENLLSGCIEAGVSGSAIAKQPKKEDRTPRAWTTPSGYSVMKNWRARQTSGYVIGGTAWTFCSSFILQEEFDYIFIDEAAQFSLVDAIAVGGGSINIVLLGDPMQLTQVVQAVHPGGVDNSALGHYMGDQQILDQEHGYFVEVTRRMHPKVNAPVSWLSYQNRLHSHHDAHSQQIPGLSPGFQLHPVRHIGNSSHSAEEVEAVLALTKKHLELVGQDQVLIVAPYNAQVDAIRNALDEVNLTEVQVGTVDKFQGREAQIVIISLAASTSDDAPRGLEFLLDRNRLNVALSRAKTNSYLVFCPDLIRTRFNNVEDVKAISRLAGLLNFADA, encoded by the coding sequence ATGTATAAGTTAAAAGATTCCGATTCGCCCAACCTGTGGGCGTTCAACACGCGTGACCTCATGCGGGCCGCAACCTGTGATCACTGCATCAAGCTGGCTATTGCCAAAGAGCTAGACATGCCCGGTGTGCGTGCCCTGGTTGAGCCATACGAGCTTGAGGGCAAGACGCTTGCCATGGCCTACGGTGACAAATTTGAGGCCGAAATTGAAGCAGAACTCCGGGCCTCACTTGGTGACGCCAACTTCAAGCGACCGGAAGGCAAAGACACCTTTGCCGAAACAGTCTCACTAATGCATTCCGGTGTGCCGGTTATCTATCAGGGTGCCCTGCGTCACCGCTCGGGGCTGGCGGAATTCACCGGGCGCCCAGACTTTTTGGTGCGCGGCGACTACGACCTTGAGTTTGTCAACGGAAAACTCACCGCCAAGCTTTCCAAAGATCGTGCTGGTTCCAAAAACGAGCACGGCACATTGGGCTACATCGCTTGGGACGCCAAACTAGCCAGCTCTGCCAAACCCCACTACCTACTTCAGGTTGCTCTGTATGTTGAAGCTCTTGATGCGCTTGGCCTAAAGGCAAACGCCATGCACGGTCTGATTTTGGGCTCGCGCACTCTAGAACTCTTTGAAGAGGGTGAAATTGTTCCGGCGATGCGTCAAGCTCGCTCATATCTAGAGGCTGCCTTTGAGCAAGCGGCATCGGGTGATTTGAAAGGTTTTGAACTCAAGCACCTGTCGCTGCACTGTGAGGTGCAAAGCACCTGCTCAATTTGTGAGTACCCAGATCTATGTGCACACGATCGCAAAGAAGTAGACCACCTGGTTCAGATTGCTGGCATCAATAAGTCACAGATTGAAAAGCTCAAGAAAGCCGGCATCACCACAATGACTGCGCTTTCTGAAGCAACTGATGAACAGCGCCCCAGCGATTTTGTACCCGGGAGTTTTGACAAACTACGCAAGCAAGCAAAATTGCAAACTAGCTTTCGCCAAACCGGTAAACACTCTTTCTTAGTCGTCGATGACCCAGAGATTGGTGTTCTTCCACCACCGTCTGCCAATGACATCTTTTTTGACATGGAGGGCTTTCCCTACTTTGAAGAGAAGGGCGGGCTTGAGTATCTATTTGGCGCCATCACCCGCGACAAGCAGTTCCACGAATTCTGGGCACACAACCGCGAACAAGAGGCTACGGCCTTCTCAGCCTTTGTTGAGTTTGCCTTCAACAAGCTCCAAGCCGACCCAACTGCACACATCTATCACTACGCACCCTATGAGGTAACCGCACTCAATAAGTTGGCGGCACGTCACGGCGTAATGGAAGCCCAGGTTGACTGGCTAATCACCCAGGGCAAAATGATCGACCTCTACAAAGTCGTCAAGGGTTCAATCATGGTTAGCCAACCAAGTTACTCAATCAAGAAGCTTGAGGCATTTTACGAATTTGGCCGCAAGAGCACTGTGGTTGATGCCGGTTCAAGCATTGAAGAGTACGACTACTATCGCCAACTTGCCGATCAAGACCCGGTTGAGGCCAAGCGGGTCCTGCAGACTATTGCCGATTACAACGAAGACGACTGTGTCTCAACGCTTGCACTCTACGAATGGCTGTCATCAATGCCAGGGGCGCACGCCAAGTATGAAGAGTTCCGCCAGGCGGTCGATAGAAAAAAAGCTGAGTGGGCCGCTGACCCAGATGATGAAGACAGCGCAACCAACAGAGCTGAGCGCGAACTAGCCGAGCTACAGCGTGCCACTAACCACATGGCTAAAGCAGTCGCCGACTGGCGCTGGGGTGAAGACAGCCAGGCGGATTATCGGGCAAAGATTTGGCAGGCTCTGATGCACTCCGTGCTCTATTACAAGCGCGAAGAAGTTATCACTTTCCGTGAGCGCTACCTACGTCGCGAGGCCGTAGACGAAACTTTACATGCCGATCGCAAGGCACTTGTGGTCACCGGCTGCCAGCGTGAGGCAAGTGGTTTTGATGGCATGCACCTGAATCCAACCGTGAAAATCACTTTGGATTACAACTACGTGTTAGACCCGGGGCAAACCCTGATGTTAAAACCGGGCACAGCAATTTACGTTCGCTTCAGTTACGGGGCAAATCAAAACGAACTTGATAAAGGCACGCTGGTTGCGGTTGAAGGAAATCGCATCAGCTTTAAGCGTGTGACCACAATTGCCAACGCAAACTTTGAGCCCAACGCTATCTTCGAGGATCTGTTCATTCGTGCCGGTGGCAAACAAGATGCAGTCCGCGAGAACGCTCTTGGCTTAGCCAACGAGTGGGTCTCACCCATGTTTGAGGCGCCAACCGGAAACGCCACCTTAGATTTGCTGATGCGGCGGCCACCATCACTGATTGACGATGGCTCGTTATTGCCAGTGTCAGGCGATGAGTACCTTCCGGCCGTTATCAATGCGGTTGAGCGCATGCACCGAACAGTGCTGGCAATTCAAGGGCCACCTGGGTCTGGCAAGACCTACCTAGGCTCACGGACCATCGCGCACCTGGTTGAGCAAGGTAAAAAGATTGCCGTGGTGGCAAACTCTCACTCTGCAGTTGAGAATCTGCTTTCGGGTTGTATTGAAGCCGGGGTATCCGGCAGCGCGATTGCCAAGCAACCCAAAAAAGAGGACCGCACACCAAGGGCCTGGACCACCCCATCGGGTTATTCAGTAATGAAGAATTGGCGAGCCAGGCAGACCAGCGGCTACGTGATTGGCGGTACCGCCTGGACCTTTTGCAGCAGCTTCATTTTGCAAGAGGAGTTCGACTACATCTTTATTGACGAGGCTGCACAGTTCTCGCTGGTGGACGCAATAGCCGTTGGCGGCGGTTCCATCAACATTGTGCTGCTTGGCGACCCCATGCAGCTAACCCAGGTGGTGCAGGCTGTGCATCCCGGCGGAGTCGACAACTCGGCACTTGGCCATTACATGGGTGATCAACAAATTCTTGATCAAGAGCACGGGTACTTCGTTGAGGTCACTCGGCGAATGCACCCCAAAGTTAATGCTCCGGTGTCATGGTTGTCCTACCAAAATCGTTTGCACTCTCACCACGATGCCCACTCTCAACAGATTCCCGGACTGAGTCCAGGCTTCCAACTTCACCCCGTTAGGCACATTGGTAATTCGTCACACTCCGCCGAAGAAGTTGAAGCGGTGCTTGCCCTAACGAAAAAGCATCTTGAGTTGGTAGGTCAGGACCAGGTTCTAATCGTGGCTCCGTATAACGCGCAGGTAGATGCAATTCGTAATGCGCTTGATGAAGTAAATCTCACTGAGGTGCAGGTTGGCACGGTTGATAAATTCCAGGGTCGCGAAGCCCAAATCGTAATTATTTCTCTAGCGGCTTCAACCTCTGACGATGCGCCCCGCGGCCTGGAGTTCCTGCTTGATCGAAATCGATTGAATGTGGCACTGTCTCGGGCCAAGACAAACAGCTACCTTGTGTTTTGTCCAGACCTAATCCGCACCAGGTTCAACAATGTTGAAGACGTTAAGGCCATTAGCCGATTGGCCGGTCTGTTAAATTTCGCTGACGCCTAG
- a CDS encoding carbohydrate kinase family protein: MILVIGEALIDLIENRYQAGSFNAIVGGANANVSIALARRGTPQQFLARISGDGFGKIIREKLKSNNVGLDYVVDAKEQTTMVTVSIDSNGVPSYSFYVNGTADWGWTPQELPTDADLENLHATAIQFGCLTMAMGPGNLVIEDWAREHYKQKSVTISHDINMRPALGFERNHERLRVERINDISHIIKASDEDIHWLYDMADGEDVDKVVWKWIGDSARHVFITRGGDGVSVYRLAADGSRTRFDVASRKINVVDTVGAGDTFCANLLGQLSDVDALGTDPFDRLQNLSDDVIREFVWTAGIAASITCERAGAEPPTKADLDAVLATL; this comes from the coding sequence ATGATCCTTGTTATTGGCGAAGCCCTGATTGACCTAATCGAAAACCGTTACCAAGCGGGCTCATTCAATGCGATTGTTGGTGGAGCTAATGCCAACGTTTCAATTGCACTCGCCAGACGAGGAACCCCACAGCAATTTTTAGCGCGCATCTCAGGCGATGGCTTTGGCAAAATCATTCGCGAAAAACTCAAGTCAAACAACGTGGGTCTTGACTATGTGGTTGACGCCAAAGAGCAGACCACCATGGTCACAGTTTCTATTGATTCAAATGGCGTTCCGTCTTACTCCTTCTACGTAAACGGAACCGCCGACTGGGGTTGGACTCCGCAGGAACTTCCCACCGATGCCGACCTAGAAAACTTGCACGCCACCGCAATTCAATTTGGGTGCCTAACCATGGCGATGGGTCCGGGCAATTTGGTTATCGAAGATTGGGCCCGAGAGCACTACAAGCAAAAATCTGTGACGATAAGCCACGACATCAACATGCGTCCGGCACTGGGGTTTGAACGCAATCACGAGCGCCTGAGAGTTGAACGCATCAATGATATTTCGCACATCATCAAGGCGTCCGATGAAGACATTCACTGGCTATACGACATGGCCGATGGCGAAGACGTTGACAAGGTCGTTTGGAAGTGGATTGGCGACTCGGCTCGTCACGTTTTCATTACTCGCGGCGGCGATGGCGTATCGGTGTATCGACTAGCAGCAGATGGCTCGCGTACCCGCTTTGATGTGGCATCGCGCAAAATCAATGTGGTTGACACGGTTGGAGCAGGTGACACTTTCTGTGCGAATTTGCTTGGGCAGCTTTCTGACGTGGACGCCCTGGGTACCGATCCGTTTGATCGCTTGCAGAACTTGAGCGATGACGTGATTCGTGAATTTGTCTGGACTGCGGGTATAGCAGCTTCAATCACCTGCGAGCGTGCCGGTGCCGAGCCGCCAACCAAGGCAGATCTGGATGCGGTGTTAGCAACGCTCTAA
- a CDS encoding HAD-IA family hydrolase, with protein sequence MKYFASGLLFDNDGVLVDSHQAANVAWSQWASEFAPNFKWDVPENAGVRAEDKVREHVGPEQFEVANNRINELEQASAGETLALAGAVELLTSLTPGTWTVCTSANANLGRARLAAAGLPIPAELVTGDDVQRGKPFPDPYLLGAERLGFDPADCVVFEDAPAGVEAGIEAGVGLVIGVSERALASMADLVIKDLSGITFDGEVLFIPDKSRLR encoded by the coding sequence TTGAAGTATTTTGCATCGGGGTTGTTGTTTGACAACGATGGCGTATTGGTTGATTCACACCAGGCAGCAAACGTAGCCTGGAGTCAATGGGCCAGTGAGTTTGCGCCGAATTTCAAATGGGATGTGCCCGAAAACGCGGGGGTACGTGCCGAAGACAAAGTGCGTGAGCACGTTGGACCAGAGCAATTTGAGGTTGCCAATAATCGCATCAATGAACTTGAGCAAGCCTCAGCGGGAGAGACTTTGGCCCTAGCTGGTGCGGTTGAATTGCTGACTTCGCTCACCCCCGGAACCTGGACGGTCTGCACCTCAGCAAACGCAAACCTTGGCCGGGCTCGCCTAGCCGCCGCCGGACTGCCAATTCCTGCCGAGTTGGTTACCGGTGATGACGTGCAGCGCGGCAAGCCGTTCCCGGACCCTTATTTACTGGGCGCCGAGCGTCTGGGTTTTGATCCGGCGGATTGCGTGGTTTTTGAGGACGCCCCTGCCGGTGTTGAGGCTGGCATTGAGGCTGGAGTTGGTTTGGTTATTGGGGTCAGTGAACGAGCGCTGGCGTCAATGGCGGACCTTGTAATCAAGGACCTATCAGGCATTACATTTGATGGAGAAGTCTTATTCATTCCGGATAAATCCAGACTGCGATAA
- a CDS encoding glutaredoxin family protein, with amino-acid sequence MAEVTFYGADWCSDCRRSKSLLNTLGVEYDMKDVEQDVNLAAEAEGIAGRKNIPVVVFKDGEFMVEPTDAALHAALTSRGLI; translated from the coding sequence ATGGCTGAAGTTACTTTTTACGGTGCCGATTGGTGCAGCGATTGCCGTCGCTCAAAGTCGTTGCTTAACACTCTTGGTGTTGAGTACGACATGAAAGATGTTGAGCAAGATGTAAATCTAGCTGCCGAGGCTGAGGGCATCGCCGGTCGCAAGAACATTCCAGTGGTTGTTTTTAAAGACGGTGAATTCATGGTTGAACCAACCGATGCAGCTTTGCACGCAGCCCTGACCAGCCGAGGCTTGATCTAA
- a CDS encoding response regulator transcription factor — protein MYNRHVVVVEDESLLRDLIAKTLETSGFQVTTAANAADAARVFKATDPDAVVLDVELGPGPNGFDFAESLQKTSPEVGIVFLTNLPDARFAGRETKDLPTNISYLRKSQLIDSNELVNALEAVLHDSITADFRHDLDESRPLRGLSRKQISVLQLLAMGYTNAQIADKRGTTIRAVEGIVSRIFQALDIDVQAEGNARVEAAATYLRASGKSLSDV, from the coding sequence ATGTACAACCGCCACGTTGTTGTAGTTGAAGATGAGTCGCTGCTTCGCGACCTCATCGCCAAAACTTTGGAGACCAGTGGTTTTCAGGTAACTACAGCAGCGAACGCGGCGGATGCGGCGCGAGTATTCAAGGCAACAGATCCAGACGCGGTAGTGCTTGATGTTGAGCTGGGCCCTGGTCCAAATGGTTTTGATTTTGCAGAGTCACTGCAGAAAACCTCACCAGAGGTTGGCATTGTATTTCTAACCAATCTGCCAGATGCAAGATTTGCTGGCCGTGAGACCAAAGATTTACCAACCAACATTTCTTATCTTCGCAAATCACAACTTATCGATTCCAATGAATTGGTTAATGCGCTTGAGGCTGTGCTTCACGATTCAATCACCGCTGACTTCAGGCACGACCTAGATGAAAGCCGCCCACTACGTGGCTTATCGCGCAAACAAATATCGGTGTTGCAGCTTTTGGCCATGGGATACACCAACGCCCAAATCGCTGACAAGCGCGGCACCACAATTCGCGCCGTTGAGGGAATCGTAAGCCGCATCTTCCAAGCGCTAGACATTGACGTGCAGGCCGAGGGAAACGCTCGTGTTGAAGCCGCAGCAACCTACTTGCGCGCATCTGGAAAATCTCTCTCTGACGTCTAA
- a CDS encoding ATP-binding protein — MAERFVTPKTSLRDAINNAAGPIALSNRVLLQFAPLSFALFIGSSPTRLSGSILEWFIVATVGYLATVIVLLAFRATVLPVTPGRKPKLLLTSLAYVVAGLARGLSVYTTGAALGVMPEAELWYRLVGGPLYVYGSIAILAIFNASRMRHEKTLAELEAEKAELDELRGGIRERIRLQRADLLRRVQVALEPAVKQIQSELESSSKTVSAKLTDLVETVVRPLSRDIGLNSQIDNQVNQITRRASGAYSKSRFPSRLSAGAMIVPEIAFFGTASIAIASNVITFPDAVLLTSVVSLLVILASYKFFQFILKNVWVPFVVALLISMLIAAVCGVMANTALALLGFGLNPTLYIQSISAQVVITLVSFYMQFLRTQRSDAEREMKNVVSDLAIMNSQLRQEVWLNRRRIASILHGSVQSALYASAIRLAKSQSPSAEEIESVQSDISAAINKLESGEGTENFVDVLEQIRDVWEGAVEVELPQLSKELVAQLEANPVASACAAEVVREAVSNAAKHGKAEHVVIAIELTGPHLLGITVTNDGQPLPAEIEAGYGSSILDEVAFSWQLENRGGYTVLGAAIAI, encoded by the coding sequence ATGGCTGAACGGTTTGTCACCCCAAAGACCAGCCTTCGCGATGCAATCAATAATGCAGCTGGTCCAATCGCACTAAGCAATCGTGTGTTGCTACAGTTTGCGCCGCTGTCTTTTGCGCTTTTTATTGGCAGCAGCCCAACCAGACTTTCGGGTTCGATCCTGGAGTGGTTCATAGTTGCAACGGTTGGTTATCTGGCTACGGTTATTGTTTTGCTGGCATTTAGGGCTACCGTGTTGCCAGTCACACCGGGGCGCAAACCCAAGCTGCTGCTGACCTCACTTGCCTACGTGGTGGCGGGATTAGCCAGAGGCCTATCTGTTTACACAACCGGGGCAGCGCTGGGCGTAATGCCAGAGGCAGAGCTTTGGTATCGCTTGGTTGGTGGTCCACTTTATGTCTATGGATCGATTGCCATCTTGGCGATATTCAACGCTTCGCGAATGCGCCACGAAAAAACTCTCGCCGAATTGGAAGCTGAAAAGGCGGAACTCGATGAACTTCGCGGTGGTATTCGTGAGCGAATTAGGTTGCAGCGCGCGGATTTATTACGTCGCGTTCAGGTGGCTTTAGAGCCGGCAGTTAAGCAAATTCAATCTGAGCTGGAAAGCTCGTCAAAAACAGTCTCGGCAAAACTAACTGACTTAGTAGAGACAGTTGTTCGCCCACTCAGCCGAGACATTGGTCTTAACTCGCAGATCGATAATCAGGTTAATCAAATTACTCGCAGGGCATCTGGTGCTTATTCCAAGAGCAGATTTCCTAGCCGATTGTCTGCGGGCGCAATGATTGTTCCTGAGATTGCTTTCTTTGGAACCGCTTCAATTGCAATTGCGTCAAACGTGATCACTTTTCCAGACGCGGTGTTATTAACCAGCGTTGTGAGTTTGTTAGTTATTCTGGCCAGCTACAAGTTCTTTCAATTCATCTTGAAAAATGTTTGGGTGCCTTTTGTGGTTGCCTTACTGATTTCGATGCTGATCGCAGCAGTCTGTGGCGTCATGGCGAATACTGCGTTAGCTTTGCTGGGTTTTGGCTTGAACCCAACTCTTTACATTCAATCAATCTCCGCTCAGGTAGTCATTACCCTGGTTTCGTTCTACATGCAGTTTCTGCGAACCCAGCGAAGTGATGCTGAGCGTGAAATGAAAAACGTTGTTTCTGATCTTGCCATTATGAACTCGCAACTGCGTCAAGAGGTTTGGCTAAATCGCCGGCGCATTGCTTCAATTCTTCACGGGTCAGTTCAGTCCGCTTTGTACGCGTCTGCAATTCGCCTGGCAAAGTCGCAATCGCCAAGTGCCGAAGAAATTGAATCAGTGCAGTCAGATATCAGCGCGGCTATTAACAAACTTGAATCAGGTGAGGGCACCGAGAACTTCGTTGATGTTCTAGAACAGATTCGGGATGTTTGGGAAGGGGCGGTTGAAGTTGAATTGCCGCAGCTTTCAAAGGAACTGGTGGCTCAGCTTGAGGCAAATCCAGTGGCTTCTGCTTGCGCCGCCGAGGTTGTTCGCGAGGCGGTAAGTAACGCGGCAAAACATGGCAAGGCTGAGCACGTTGTTATTGCCATTGAGCTAACCGGCCCGCATTTGCTGGGCATCACCGTGACGAACGATGGCCAGCCACTGCCTGCTGAGATTGAGGCGGGCTACGGATCATCGATTTTGGATGAGGTGGCCTTTAGCTGGCAGTTGGAAAACCGCGGGGGATACACGGTTCTGGGGGCGGCCATCGCCATTTAG